AATATCAAAAGAAGATCGGGAAATGCTAGTGAAACATATTCAAACGGTGACTCATTCAAATATTGAAATTGATTTATACGAGGAGATTGAGGATATTGTTTATGATTATGTGACTGGAAAACAATAAAAAATAGGAGATTTCCATGTGGAAATCTCCTATTTTTTACTTAATGATTTACCTGCTACACATTCAAATAAACCTGGGAATAAAGCATAAAGTTTCGGGCCAATTCCCATCCACTTCGGTAAGTTTACTTCACGTTTTTTCGTGTGCATCGACTTTACGATTTGTTCTGCTACGTATGTTGGTTTTAACATGTAACGTCCCATATTCTTTACATATGTACCAGATTGATCCGCTATTTCAAAAAAGTTTGTATCTATCGGACCTGGATTAATTGCTGTAACATAAATATGTGTATTCGCTAATTCCATGCGTAAACTATTCGTAAAACCTAATACAGCATGTTTCGTCGCTGCATAAGCACTCGATTTCGGAGTTGCAATTTTTCCAGCAAGTGAAGCAATATTAAGAATATGTCCTTCGTTCTTGTTTACCATATAAGGTAGTACCGCTTTCGTACATGCTACTAATCCAAATACATTTACTTGGAACATATCTTTTACTTCACCCATTGACGCATCTTCAAACGTTTTAAAAATACCAAATCCCGCATTGTTTACTAATATATCAATACGTCCCACTTCTTGTAATACCTTTGAAAAAACAGACTGTACTTCCATCTCTTCACTTACATCTAATACATAATAATAGCAAGGCGTATTATAAGTTTCTTTAATTTTGTCTACTAACGCTTGTAGTTTCTCTTCTGTTCGAGCCATTAATACGGGAGTCGCTCCCTGTGCTGCAACTTGCATTGCAACTTGCTCACCAATCCCACTAGAAGCACCTGTAATGACGATTACTTTATTTTGTAAACGTCCTGTCATTGCTGTCACCTACTTTGCATAATAAATCAATTGTTGCGATGACTCATCAATCATCACTTGTTGATTATATGCTAAATAGTCCAATTGTCCAACCGTTTCTGAAATAGTAAGTGGTAACTGTTCTTTATATAATACCGGAAATAGTTTTACACATACTTCAAATGCTGTCATTGGTTTTTCCTTTAATAACTCAAGCACTTTAAAAGCACGTGTTTCTTGCTTTTGTAATCTCGTTTCAATAAGTTGTTTCACATTTAGAACATCTTCCCCATGCCCTGATAAAATGCGTGAAATATTCATTTCGCTTAAACGCTGTAATGTTTGATTATATTGTAGTAATGGGCGTGCCCGCTCTGTTTGCCCTTCATATGGCGGTTCTAGTATTGGATTCGAAGAAATATGACTAATGAGAGCATCTCCACCAATTAATATTCCATCAGATTCTCTATATAAAGAAATATGCGTAGAAGCATGACCTGGTGTTTCAAGTACTGTAAATCCAGGCAAAGAATCAATACGATCTCCTTCTCTCACAGTATGCGTTA
This genomic interval from Bacillus thuringiensis contains the following:
- a CDS encoding SDR family NAD(P)-dependent oxidoreductase; protein product: MTGRLQNKVIVITGASSGIGEQVAMQVAAQGATPVLMARTEEKLQALVDKIKETYNTPCYYYVLDVSEEMEVQSVFSKVLQEVGRIDILVNNAGFGIFKTFEDASMGEVKDMFQVNVFGLVACTKAVLPYMVNKNEGHILNIASLAGKIATPKSSAYAATKHAVLGFTNSLRMELANTHIYVTAINPGPIDTNFFEIADQSGTYVKNMGRYMLKPTYVAEQIVKSMHTKKREVNLPKWMGIGPKLYALFPGLFECVAGKSLSKK
- a CDS encoding MBL fold metallo-hydrolase, yielding MTAIHRMEIPVPFAVETVNVFLVEGETLTLIDTGTNTEEARNALESQLGALGHTIEDIETVVITHHHADHCGLLNIFSEKTNIIGHPWNEPWITQNPEFLKRYHEFFRETALQFGVPAAFLKDESLLTTRTLKYSCNRSLTHTVREGDRIDSLPGFTVLETPGHASTHISLYRESDGILIGGDALISHISSNPILEPPYEGQTERARPLLQYNQTLQRLSEMNISRILSGHGEDVLNVKQLIETRLQKQETRAFKVLELLKEKPMTAFEVCVKLFPVLYKEQLPLTISETVGQLDYLAYNQQVMIDESSQQLIYYAK
- a CDS encoding YqzH family protein, which produces MNEKLIEKMIIKSFQQYQCSPISKEDREMLVKHIQTVTHSNIEIDLYEEIEDIVYDYVTGKQ